The DNA segment CTTAGCTTCGAGCGCCGCATCTAAGGTCAGCGAGAATTTAACCCCAGCCTTAAAGGTTCGTGCCCTAAGGGCCTTCTTAACCTTAGCAAGTAGTGGTAAACATGCCATTTTTGCAAGATAAGCTTGCTCGTTGATATCGTTACCATCACCAGCCACAGGCTTAATAAGGTGAGTCAGGTTCTTCTTAAACTCAGTATTGAGCTGAGCTTGCTTAGCGAGCTCACGAACAAGATCATCATTGACTTTTGGCATCTTAGCCGAGTAAGTGACGGTGATTAAACGCATAAACTTGCGTGTTGCCGATGATGGGAAGTTATCTAAGAACTCCAACAGGGCTTTCTCTGCCTGGCATAGTGACCAGCGCGTGGCGTAGTGGAAGTAAGGCGCCGCTTCTTTTCGCTGCTCTGCGCTAAGTTTCTTTTCGTAGTAACGGATAGAGGCCATTGCCGCATACAGGTAACTCATCACATCACCTAGGCGCGCTGAAAGCATTTCTGCTTGCTTGAGTTTACCGCCAAGCACTAATAGTGAGAAATCAGCATAGACTGCAAGCTTTGAGGCAAGCTTATTCACCGATTGCTCGTAAGGTTTAACCTCTGCAAGATTAGAGCTGGCAGCGGCGGTAAAAGGCAGTAGCCCTAGCTTAAATCCACGTAAACTATTACCCACGCTGTAGCCGATCGTTTTACTTAAGATACTGTTAAACTTTTTATCGGCACCCTTATCGTTTGAGTGGATGGTCTCGACCATACTCTGCAAGTGTGGGTGACAACGCATCACACCTTGGCCAAAAATCATCAGGTTACGAGTCAGAATATTTGCACCTTCAACCGTGATGGCAATGGGCTGCGCCACATAAGCAGAGGCCAAGGTATTTTGAGGACCACACTGAATCGCCTTACCTGCTTGAATATCCATCGCCGATTCTAGGATGTTACGACCAAGCTCGGTCATATGGTATTTAGCGATAGCGGTAACCACCGATGGCTTTAAACCGAGACCTAAGCCTTCTGTGGTCAGTACGCGCATCGCTTCTTGTAGGTAAGTTTTACCAGCGATATCGGCGAGTTTTTCTTGAATACCTTCAAACTTACCAATCGACAAACCAAACTGCTCTCGTACAGCGGCATACTCAGCCGAAGACTTGAAAGAGGCCTGACTGACCGATGCACCAAGGGCGGGTAGTGAGATCCCTCGTCCAGCCCCCAGACAGGCAACGAGCATAGACCAGCCGCGACCGATATTCTTCTGTCCGCCAATAATGAAGTCCATAGGGATAAACACATTTTCACCACGGGTCGTACCGTTGTAGAAGCGAATGCCCATTGGATCATGACGATTACCTAGCTGAACACCTTGATGCGATCTTGGAATGAGCGCACAGGTGATCCCTAAGTCTTCTTTGCCACCGAGTAGACCGTTCGGATCTTCGACTTTAAATGCGAGGCCCAATACTGTCGCAATAGAAGATAGCGTGATGTAACGCTTATCCCAAGTCACATTCATACCCAGTACCTGCTCACCTTGGTATTCACCCATAGTGACGATACCGATATCTGGAATGCTACCTGCATCTGAACCGGCCTCGGGGCTTGTGAGTGCAAAACAGGGGATCTCACGACCGTTAGCCAGACGTGGTAGCCAGTAATCTTGCTGCTCAGAGGTGCCGTAGTGCATCAGTAGCTCACCTGGGCCGAGTGAGTTAGGTACCATGACCGTTACCGCAACAGCGGAGCTTTTAGCGGCGATGGTTGCCACAATGGTGGAGTTAGCATAAGGGCTAAACTCGAGGCCACCGAAAGATTTCGGGATAATAAGAGAGAAAAATTTGTTCTCTTTTAAGAAGTTAAGAATGTTATCTGGTAGGTGCTTATTTTGCTGAATTTCAAAGTCATCCACCATATCAAGTAAGGTGGCAACAGGGCCATCGAGGAAGGCTTGCTCATCGTTTGATAGTGTTGCAACTGGGATCTCGCGAAGGGCGGCAAAGTCAGGAACGCCTTGATAAATCGAACCTTCTAACCACACATCTCCGGCATCGAGTGCTTCTTGCTCTGTGGTTGATATGGTTGGCAATATTTTTCTAAATTGTGTTCTTATGCTCATATTATATGCTCGTCCGACCAGAAGTATGGTTCACATTACGTCACAAAATGAGCTGTAGATCAAACTTTCAAACAACAAATTTAAACGCT comes from the Shewanella halifaxensis HAW-EB4 genome and includes:
- a CDS encoding acyl-CoA dehydrogenase; this encodes MSIRTQFRKILPTISTTEQEALDAGDVWLEGSIYQGVPDFAALREIPVATLSNDEQAFLDGPVATLLDMVDDFEIQQNKHLPDNILNFLKENKFFSLIIPKSFGGLEFSPYANSTIVATIAAKSSAVAVTVMVPNSLGPGELLMHYGTSEQQDYWLPRLANGREIPCFALTSPEAGSDAGSIPDIGIVTMGEYQGEQVLGMNVTWDKRYITLSSIATVLGLAFKVEDPNGLLGGKEDLGITCALIPRSHQGVQLGNRHDPMGIRFYNGTTRGENVFIPMDFIIGGQKNIGRGWSMLVACLGAGRGISLPALGASVSQASFKSSAEYAAVREQFGLSIGKFEGIQEKLADIAGKTYLQEAMRVLTTEGLGLGLKPSVVTAIAKYHMTELGRNILESAMDIQAGKAIQCGPQNTLASAYVAQPIAITVEGANILTRNLMIFGQGVMRCHPHLQSMVETIHSNDKGADKKFNSILSKTIGYSVGNSLRGFKLGLLPFTAAASSNLAEVKPYEQSVNKLASKLAVYADFSLLVLGGKLKQAEMLSARLGDVMSYLYAAMASIRYYEKKLSAEQRKEAAPYFHYATRWSLCQAEKALLEFLDNFPSSATRKFMRLITVTYSAKMPKVNDDLVRELAKQAQLNTEFKKNLTHLIKPVAGDGNDINEQAYLAKMACLPLLAKVKKALRARTFKAGVKFSLTLDAALEAKVITGDEHKQLQDYNLKRERAIRVDEFDFDMNLISDKPDLKIAN